The genomic window CCATCCCCGTATACTTGTTTCCCTTTACATAGAAAGCAACAACATATACACCCGTTTTCGGTATATGATAGCGCTCAGCAGCACTTACGTTTGCAGTCGGGAAACCGAGTAAACGCCCTCTCGCATCTCCATGGATAACCTCGCCTTTTACTTTGTACGGATAGCCAAGAAGAAACGATGCTCTTTGAACATCACCTTCCTCTAATTCTTGGCGAATGCGTGTCGATGAAATCTTTTCGTCTTCATCGGTTACTTTGTCAATAATACTATACGTGAAGCGCTCTTTCGCATAGTCGCCAAGCTGCTCCATCGTTCCTGCACCTTTTACACCGTATGTAAAATCAAACCCTGCAACGACATGCTCAACATGAAGGGACACAATAAAGTCATCGACAAATTGTTGTGGTGTTAACTTAGAAAATGATGGCGTGAAACGCACCGCATAAATCCGGTCAACACCAAGCGCTTTTAAACGTTCAATCTTTGAATCAAAAGGGGTTAAATAGCGCATAGGTACTTCTGGTTTACCAAGAACCTCTTTAGGATGGGGGAAGAACGTCATCACCGCTGCTTCAATCCCTCTTGCGCTTGCTTCATCTATTGCTTTTTTTATAACGGTTTGGTGCCCTTTATGGACACCATCAAAATAACCAATCGCCAAAACAGTACGAGCGGCTTCTTTCGTCCACTCCTGTTTGTCCATATGATCTAAATCAATTTTTATAAGCTTCATTCCATGACCCTCCTAAAGTCCTGCTGCCTGAGAGAAAAGCTTTTCTGGCTTCATCAAGCCTTCTTTTGTCGGGTGAGGTTGATAAAGCGCAAGACATTCTCCATCCTCATTATAAAATAAAAAGCGCGTGTCTCCAAAAATTTGGTCTTCGTTCGCTAAGACAGCACCATTTTTTATTCGTTGTTCGAGAGCTCGGTCAGCCGTTCTTTTCGGAAAATTTGTCAATGCATGATCAAACGGATACAGTTTCTCGTACCGTTCTTCTAGCGACAGCTCCTCCAACGTATCAAATGTAATGGTGTTGGCCAGCTCAAATGAGCCAGAAGCCGTCCTAGTAAGAGAAGACATATGAGAGGGGAAACCCAGGGCAGCACCTATATCCACTGCTAACGTTCGGACATAGGTGCCTTTGCTGCAGCGCACATCAAAAGAAAAACGTTGCGTGTCTTCTTTCGCTTCTTCTACATTGGTTAAAGTTAATTGATGAATGTTCACTTGCCGCGTTGGTCTGTCTACTTCAATACCTTTCCTTGCATATTCATACAATCTTTTCCCATTCACTTTAACAGCTGAATAGTAAGGAGGTGTCTGCATGATAGCACCTCGAAATTGCGCGAGGACTGCTTCAATCTGGTCACTAGAGACAGATTGAAGAACAGGAAGCCGTTCTACTACTTCTCCATAAGCATCCTCAGTAGTCGTCGTAAATCCTAATGTGACATCGCCAGTATAGGTCTTATCGAAGTCAGACATATACTCAGCCACTTTCGTCGCTTTGCCAATACAAATTGGCAGCACGCCATCAACTTCTGGGTCAAGAGTCCCAGTGTGTCCAACTTTCTTTGTTTTGTACAACCGACGAATACGATTTACACAGTCGTGGGACGTCATCCCTCTTGGTTTATACAAAGCTACTATTCCTGCATCCATCAAAACGATTCCTTTCACTTAACGTTATGTAAAAAATGAG from Shouchella hunanensis includes these protein-coding regions:
- a CDS encoding bifunctional riboflavin kinase/FAD synthetase translates to MKLIKIDLDHMDKQEWTKEAARTVLAIGYFDGVHKGHQTVIKKAIDEASARGIEAAVMTFFPHPKEVLGKPEVPMRYLTPFDSKIERLKALGVDRIYAVRFTPSFSKLTPQQFVDDFIVSLHVEHVVAGFDFTYGVKGAGTMEQLGDYAKERFTYSIIDKVTDEDEKISSTRIRQELEEGDVQRASFLLGYPYKVKGEVIHGDARGRLLGFPTANVSAAERYHIPKTGVYVVAFYVKGNKYTGMANVGYKPTFVDNLPEPSVEVNLFHFAEDIYGEIVEVEFLKWIRAEQKFNGIDEIKAQLTRDQETSLRWLEENIH
- the truB gene encoding tRNA pseudouridine(55) synthase TruB, which produces MDAGIVALYKPRGMTSHDCVNRIRRLYKTKKVGHTGTLDPEVDGVLPICIGKATKVAEYMSDFDKTYTGDVTLGFTTTTEDAYGEVVERLPVLQSVSSDQIEAVLAQFRGAIMQTPPYYSAVKVNGKRLYEYARKGIEVDRPTRQVNIHQLTLTNVEEAKEDTQRFSFDVRCSKGTYVRTLAVDIGAALGFPSHMSSLTRTASGSFELANTITFDTLEELSLEERYEKLYPFDHALTNFPKRTADRALEQRIKNGAVLANEDQIFGDTRFLFYNEDGECLALYQPHPTKEGLMKPEKLFSQAAGL